From the genome of Spirochaetales bacterium, one region includes:
- the galT gene encoding galactose-1-phosphate uridylyltransferase — MHEIRQNKVTREWVIFSTARGKRPRDFAEKAEGGRPSPIPPHDKHCPFCAGNEERLGEIILEVPAKNEFGFQTRVIPNKYPALVPELSSKRSVHGIYLHMPGYGRHEVIVESPYHNGELAMMPHRELSLVIETYHQRYCELLDDERNMMVLIFRNHGEKAGASLVHPHSQIIATGVVPNGIRFRNEEAQRYFDEWNRCVFCDVIRFEEEDGRRVVYSNDLFLAFVPFAAEVPCEVWIIPRRHQASFSEVDTPHKQKLTEALSNILGRLFRAFGDLDYNFIIHSSVRFETDEPQLHWYLQIRPRLTTQAGFELGSRININTSLPEDDAAFLNAVQ; from the coding sequence ATGCATGAAATCCGTCAGAACAAGGTAACCAGGGAATGGGTCATCTTCTCGACCGCAAGGGGAAAGCGTCCCCGCGATTTCGCTGAAAAGGCGGAAGGCGGAAGACCGTCTCCGATCCCCCCCCACGACAAACACTGCCCGTTCTGTGCGGGGAACGAGGAAAGGCTCGGAGAGATAATTCTGGAGGTCCCTGCGAAAAACGAATTCGGATTTCAGACGCGCGTGATCCCCAACAAATACCCCGCCCTGGTTCCCGAACTCTCGAGCAAACGTTCGGTGCACGGGATTTATCTCCACATGCCCGGCTACGGCAGGCACGAGGTGATCGTCGAAAGCCCGTATCACAACGGGGAACTCGCCATGATGCCGCACCGTGAACTCTCGCTCGTCATCGAAACCTACCACCAAAGGTACTGCGAACTTCTGGATGACGAACGCAACATGATGGTCCTTATTTTCAGGAACCACGGGGAAAAGGCGGGGGCCTCGCTCGTTCATCCCCATTCACAGATTATCGCGACCGGTGTCGTGCCGAACGGGATCCGCTTCCGCAATGAGGAGGCCCAGCGGTATTTCGACGAGTGGAACCGGTGCGTGTTTTGCGACGTGATACGCTTCGAGGAGGAAGACGGCCGGCGGGTCGTGTATTCGAACGATCTCTTTCTGGCCTTTGTCCCTTTCGCGGCCGAGGTTCCCTGCGAGGTCTGGATCATCCCCCGGCGGCATCAGGCGTCCTTCAGTGAGGTCGACACGCCGCATAAACAAAAACTCACGGAGGCCCTTTCGAACATCCTGGGACGGCTATTCCGCGCCTTCGGGGACCTCGACTACAATTTCATCATCCACTCCTCCGTCCGTTTCGAGACGGACGAACCCCAGCTGCACTGGTATCTCCAGATCCGTCCCCGCCTCACCACGCAGGCCGGTTTCGAACTCGGCTCCCGCATCAACATTAATACCAGCCTGCCTGAAGACGACGCCGCGTTCCTCAACGCCGTTCAATGA